A genomic stretch from Pyxidicoccus xibeiensis includes:
- a CDS encoding serine/threonine-protein kinase, giving the protein MLCPSCGADAQESSRFCPACGATLVRTADADDYVGKTIASKYRVEALIGEGGMGRVFRARQLALDKVVVLKVLRHTLLSDERTVARFQREAKAASRLNHPNSISVLDFGQAEDGALFIAMEYVAGQDLHQILSREWPLSEGRVVKLVSQVLSALSDAHGAGVIHRDLKPENIMVEQRRNEGDFVKVLDFGIAKITDSTADDGPALTRAGFVCGTPEYMSPEQARGAQLDHRSDLYAVGVILYQLMTGLLPFESDSAVGFATKHLTEEPLPPSRRRPEARISQGMERLILRALSKSPDDRPANAESFKAELLAVDKERRRAEANPRRAQPSAVLAPLPRKSTGGPMNDGRDTTVPGWDSNEVTMEATMRVLPGVLAPLPSNADDMPSAREETGSLVPTNPGTGSGSAAFFFKSLTILLVLAAAGFFAYYFVYGAGRGTKDTPYSLPDNAPVPGGVARSQGSDAEVPLYDKEIATGARNVERAAQLTREGDIALQRGDAGFAAAKYREAFGLSGDANLALKLGEAYWNRPNPDIEEARGWWTRHLREVPDSKARDVIEQRLSTAEARPAPP; this is encoded by the coding sequence TTGCTCTGCCCCTCCTGCGGCGCTGACGCCCAAGAATCCTCCCGTTTCTGTCCCGCCTGCGGCGCGACGCTCGTGCGTACGGCCGACGCGGACGACTACGTCGGCAAGACGATTGCCTCCAAATACCGGGTGGAAGCCCTCATCGGCGAGGGCGGAATGGGCCGGGTGTTCCGCGCCCGGCAGCTCGCCCTGGACAAGGTGGTGGTGCTGAAGGTGCTGCGCCACACGCTGCTGTCGGACGAGCGCACCGTGGCGCGCTTCCAGCGCGAGGCGAAGGCCGCCAGCCGCCTCAACCACCCCAACTCCATCAGCGTGCTGGACTTCGGCCAGGCCGAGGACGGCGCGCTCTTCATCGCCATGGAGTACGTGGCGGGGCAGGACCTGCACCAGATCCTCAGCCGCGAGTGGCCGCTGAGCGAGGGGCGGGTGGTGAAGCTGGTCAGCCAGGTGCTCAGCGCGCTGTCGGATGCGCACGGTGCCGGCGTCATCCACCGGGACCTCAAGCCCGAGAACATCATGGTGGAGCAGCGCCGCAACGAGGGCGACTTCGTCAAGGTGCTCGACTTCGGCATCGCCAAGATTACGGACTCCACCGCGGATGACGGGCCGGCGCTCACCCGCGCGGGCTTCGTGTGCGGCACGCCCGAGTACATGTCCCCGGAGCAGGCGCGGGGCGCGCAGCTGGACCACCGCTCGGACCTGTACGCGGTGGGCGTCATCCTCTACCAGCTGATGACGGGCCTGCTGCCCTTCGAGTCGGACTCGGCGGTGGGCTTCGCCACCAAGCACCTCACCGAGGAGCCGCTGCCTCCCAGCCGGCGCAGGCCGGAGGCGCGCATCTCCCAGGGCATGGAGCGGCTCATCCTCCGGGCCCTCTCCAAGAGCCCGGATGACCGGCCGGCCAACGCGGAGTCCTTCAAGGCCGAGCTGCTCGCGGTGGACAAGGAGCGCCGCCGGGCCGAGGCCAACCCCCGCCGCGCCCAGCCCTCCGCCGTGCTGGCGCCTCTGCCTCGCAAGTCCACCGGCGGCCCGATGAACGACGGCCGGGACACCACCGTGCCCGGGTGGGACAGCAACGAGGTGACGATGGAGGCCACGATGCGCGTGCTGCCGGGCGTGCTGGCACCACTGCCCTCCAATGCCGACGACATGCCCTCCGCGCGGGAGGAGACCGGCTCGCTCGTCCCCACGAATCCCGGGACGGGCAGTGGCAGCGCGGCCTTCTTCTTCAAGTCGCTCACCATCCTCCTGGTGCTCGCGGCGGCGGGCTTCTTCGCCTACTACTTCGTCTACGGCGCCGGCCGCGGCACCAAGGACACGCCGTACTCGCTGCCGGACAACGCGCCGGTGCCCGGAGGGGTGGCCCGCTCGCAGGGCTCGGACGCCGAGGTGCCCCTCTACGACAAGGAGATTGCCACCGGGGCTCGCAACGTGGAGCGCGCAGCGCAGCTGACGCGGGAAGGGGACATCGCGCTGCAGCGCGGGGACGCGGGCTTCGCCGCCGCCAAGTACCGGGAGGCCTTCGGCCTGAGCGGCGACGCGAACCTGGCGCTGAAGCTGGGCGAGGCGTACTGGAACCGCCCCAACCCGGACATCGAGGAGGCTCGCGGCTGGTGGACGCGGCACCTGCGCGAGGTGCCGGACTCCAAGGCTCGCGACGTCATCGAGCAGCGCCTGAGCACGGCGGAGGCCCGGCCCGCTCCGCCCTGA
- a CDS encoding DsbA family protein, which produces MKPNVIVALIVGLVLGFVGGRVVGGPSANSETNKPTANAPSAPGAPGRRPVDPTVFKVPIDGAPVKGSPDALVTLVEFSDYECPFCSRADLTVKKLQEQYGKKLRVVMKQNPLSFHPKAKPAAIAAMAAGEQGKYWEYHEKLFTNQKQLDDASLEKYAQELGLDMAKWKSDLSNPKFQDVIQKDQAQASQLGASGTPAFFINGRFLSGAQPIDNFRALIDEELSKAEALVKGGVPASQVYAKIIEKGVEKAAPKQAPAQQAAAAVRKVDVPEDSPSFGPATAKVTIVEFSDFECPFCSRVGPTLAQIKQNYAKDVRVVFRHQPLPFHANAKLAAEASMAAHEQGKFWEFHDKMFANQKALDRASLEKYAQELGLNASKFKAALDSGKYKAKVEADMAAGSAVGANGTPTFFINGREFVGAQPFDSFKKVIDEEIAKADKLLASGTKGEELYAKIVAQNIAAAPAAPAAQQGAPAEPPVQKVDVGNAPVKGAKNAPVTIIAFSDFECPFCSRVLPTLKQIEEQYGNKVKVAFKNQPLPFHANAKPAAAAALAAHEQGKFWEMHDKLFANQRALDRASLDKYAQELGLNVDKFKAALDSGKFTAQIEADSAEGSRLGANGTPTFFINGRTLVGAQGFEAFKKVIDEELKKAGGPVAADSK; this is translated from the coding sequence ATGAAGCCCAATGTCATCGTGGCCCTCATCGTGGGCCTGGTGCTCGGGTTCGTTGGTGGCCGTGTTGTTGGCGGCCCCTCGGCGAACAGCGAGACCAACAAGCCCACCGCGAACGCGCCGTCCGCCCCCGGAGCCCCTGGCCGGCGCCCGGTGGACCCCACCGTCTTCAAGGTGCCCATCGATGGCGCACCGGTGAAGGGCAGCCCTGACGCGCTCGTCACGCTGGTCGAGTTCTCCGACTACGAGTGCCCGTTCTGCAGCCGCGCGGACCTCACCGTGAAGAAGCTGCAGGAGCAGTACGGCAAGAAGCTCCGCGTGGTGATGAAGCAGAACCCGCTCTCCTTCCACCCCAAGGCCAAGCCCGCCGCCATCGCCGCCATGGCGGCCGGTGAGCAGGGCAAGTACTGGGAGTACCACGAGAAGCTCTTCACCAATCAGAAGCAGCTCGATGACGCGTCGCTGGAGAAGTACGCGCAGGAGCTGGGCCTGGACATGGCGAAGTGGAAGTCCGACCTGTCCAACCCCAAGTTCCAGGACGTCATCCAGAAGGACCAGGCCCAGGCCAGCCAGCTCGGCGCCAGCGGCACCCCGGCCTTCTTCATCAACGGCCGCTTCCTCTCCGGCGCGCAGCCCATCGACAACTTCCGCGCCCTCATCGACGAGGAGCTGTCCAAGGCCGAGGCCCTCGTGAAGGGTGGCGTCCCCGCCTCGCAGGTGTACGCGAAGATCATCGAGAAGGGCGTCGAGAAGGCCGCGCCGAAGCAGGCCCCCGCGCAGCAGGCCGCCGCCGCCGTCCGCAAGGTGGACGTCCCCGAGGACTCCCCCTCCTTCGGCCCCGCCACCGCCAAGGTGACGATTGTGGAGTTCTCCGACTTCGAGTGCCCGTTCTGCAGCCGCGTGGGCCCCACGCTGGCGCAGATCAAGCAGAACTACGCCAAGGACGTGCGCGTGGTGTTCCGCCACCAGCCCCTGCCCTTCCACGCCAACGCGAAGCTCGCCGCCGAGGCCTCCATGGCCGCGCACGAGCAGGGCAAGTTCTGGGAGTTCCACGACAAGATGTTCGCCAACCAGAAGGCCCTGGACCGCGCCTCCCTCGAGAAGTACGCGCAGGAGCTCGGCCTGAACGCCTCGAAGTTCAAGGCGGCCCTGGACAGCGGCAAGTACAAGGCGAAGGTGGAGGCGGACATGGCCGCCGGCAGCGCGGTGGGCGCCAACGGCACCCCCACGTTCTTCATCAACGGCCGTGAGTTCGTCGGCGCCCAGCCGTTCGACAGCTTCAAGAAGGTCATCGACGAGGAGATTGCCAAGGCCGACAAGCTGCTGGCCTCCGGCACCAAGGGCGAGGAGCTCTACGCCAAGATCGTCGCGCAGAACATCGCCGCCGCCCCGGCCGCGCCCGCGGCCCAGCAGGGTGCCCCGGCCGAGCCGCCGGTGCAGAAGGTGGACGTCGGCAACGCCCCGGTGAAGGGCGCGAAGAACGCCCCCGTCACCATCATCGCCTTCTCCGACTTCGAGTGCCCGTTCTGCAGCCGCGTGCTGCCCACGCTGAAGCAGATCGAGGAGCAGTACGGCAACAAGGTGAAGGTGGCCTTCAAGAACCAGCCCCTGCCCTTCCACGCCAACGCCAAGCCGGCCGCCGCCGCCGCGCTGGCCGCGCACGAGCAGGGCAAGTTCTGGGAGATGCACGACAAGCTCTTCGCCAACCAGCGCGCCCTGGACCGCGCCTCGCTGGACAAGTACGCGCAGGAGCTGGGCCTGAACGTGGACAAGTTCAAGGCGGCCCTGGACAGCGGCAAGTTCACCGCGCAGATCGAGGCGGACTCCGCCGAGGGCTCGCGCCTGGGCGCCAACGGCACCCCGACGTTCTTCATCAACGGCCGCACGCTGGTGGGCGCCCAGGGCTTCGAGGCGTTCAAGAAGGTCATCGACGAGGAGCTGAAGAAGGCCGGCGGCCCGGTGGCCGCGGACTCCAAGTAG
- a CDS encoding DNA integrity scanning protein DisA nucleotide-binding domain protein, with amino-acid sequence MTENTKFDREFLRSALSLAGKSEVDHFLYICDTPIPSEEFRGRPARKKLVYAVTMPKLAQEHLAKKVRALVIPAYDYSRTERVKVALVSALSQGAFKEGDLVLCMTGKVGRAPDTLMQMRIGGSLDDRLAIEGVKLGEEFNSQVVDALIQLALQIGQEGFEGHPIGTIITIGDHTTVLEKSRQMTINPFQGISEAERNVLDPKIREAIKNFSVLDGAFVIREDGVVLAAGRYLSATDDAVKIPLGLGARHAAAAGITSTTHCIALVVSQTSGAVRLFKGGNIVLELHQTARRT; translated from the coding sequence TTGACCGAGAACACGAAGTTTGATCGGGAGTTCCTGCGCTCGGCCCTCTCGCTTGCGGGCAAGAGCGAAGTAGACCATTTCCTCTACATCTGCGACACGCCCATTCCTTCCGAGGAGTTCCGGGGCCGGCCTGCTCGCAAGAAGCTCGTCTATGCGGTGACGATGCCGAAGCTCGCACAGGAGCACCTGGCGAAGAAGGTCCGCGCGCTCGTCATCCCGGCGTATGACTACTCGCGCACCGAGCGGGTGAAGGTGGCGCTCGTCTCCGCGCTGTCCCAGGGAGCGTTCAAGGAAGGCGACCTGGTGCTGTGCATGACGGGCAAGGTGGGCCGCGCGCCGGACACGCTGATGCAGATGCGCATCGGCGGCTCGCTGGATGACCGGCTCGCCATCGAAGGCGTGAAGCTGGGCGAGGAGTTCAACTCGCAGGTGGTGGACGCGCTCATCCAGCTCGCGCTGCAGATTGGCCAGGAGGGCTTCGAGGGCCATCCCATCGGCACCATCATCACCATCGGTGACCACACCACGGTGCTGGAGAAGAGCCGGCAGATGACCATCAACCCGTTCCAGGGCATCTCCGAGGCGGAGCGGAACGTGCTGGACCCGAAGATCCGGGAGGCCATCAAGAACTTCTCCGTGCTGGACGGGGCCTTCGTCATCCGCGAGGACGGCGTGGTGCTGGCCGCGGGCCGCTACCTGTCCGCCACCGACGACGCGGTGAAGATTCCGCTCGGCCTGGGCGCGCGCCACGCGGCCGCCGCCGGCATCACCTCCACCACGCACTGCATCGCGCTGGTGGTGAGCCAGACGTCCGGCGCGGTGCGCCTCTTCAAGGGCGGCAACATCGTCCTGGAGCTGCACCAGACGGCGCGCCGCACCTGA
- a CDS encoding FHA domain-containing protein, with protein MDAVEYCPRCDTENARDATVCRACGSPIRSGTMVMAVASLSSRPQVSIRVVRADGGPESVVRMQRDTLTCGQQGEIALPDDPFIMPVQLRFFFSGARLAVEDVGGANGVFVRLRAERELSPGGELRLGRQRLVLEPIPAAATGPGGTQVWGSPDPGYRLRLVQLLEGGLRGAAFPLREGDNLLGREQGDLTFPTDGFVSGRHAVLQVRQDRLQVRDVGSSNGTFIRLAGPTFVDNGDHFLIGRQLLRVEIQAPAA; from the coding sequence ATGGACGCCGTGGAATACTGCCCCCGCTGTGACACCGAGAACGCCCGGGACGCGACTGTCTGCCGCGCCTGTGGCTCGCCCATCCGCTCCGGGACGATGGTGATGGCTGTCGCCAGCCTGTCCTCGCGCCCGCAGGTGTCCATCCGCGTGGTGCGCGCCGACGGCGGCCCCGAGTCCGTCGTCCGCATGCAGCGCGACACCCTCACCTGCGGCCAGCAGGGAGAAATCGCCCTGCCGGATGACCCCTTCATCATGCCCGTGCAGCTGCGCTTCTTCTTCTCCGGCGCCCGGCTGGCCGTGGAGGACGTGGGCGGCGCCAACGGCGTCTTCGTCCGCCTGCGCGCGGAGCGGGAGCTGTCCCCCGGCGGCGAGCTGCGCCTGGGACGGCAGCGCCTCGTCCTCGAGCCCATCCCCGCCGCGGCCACCGGCCCGGGCGGCACGCAGGTGTGGGGCTCGCCGGATCCCGGCTACCGCCTGAGGCTGGTGCAGTTGCTGGAGGGCGGCCTGCGGGGCGCGGCCTTCCCGCTGCGCGAGGGGGACAACCTGCTGGGCCGCGAGCAGGGCGACCTCACCTTCCCCACGGACGGCTTCGTGTCCGGACGGCACGCGGTGCTTCAGGTGCGGCAGGACCGGCTCCAGGTCCGCGACGTGGGCTCGTCCAACGGCACCTTCATCCGCCTGGCGGGCCCCACCTTCGTGGACAACGGGGACCACTTCCTCATCGGCCGCCAGCTGCTGCGCGTGGAAATCCAGGCGCCCGCGGCCTGA
- a CDS encoding FHA domain-containing protein — MSQLLLSALSVVCPNCDGYNSPRSATCTLCGQALVEAPAPRPPAGKPGTAAPRPTAAPPAGRPAAVSTFPGPQPVPHTTPPPPSAIPPGLRPSARTPPPTAAAGLSVERPVRPPASTGGPAAVPPVRAAGTAPTAPGPAVTRPPPPVPDSAMPGRPGAPGAPGPAAAATARPAPPAASRFGLAVIAGSTRGQRYKLPVTGCVVGRQRGAILFPDDAFVSPLHATFLVKDGALFVRDESSASGVFVTVAGTEALAPRTLFSAGQRLFRFTGRLELPGPAAGRPAVYGAPVPLGQAVYGVEEVLLGGRAGRAVVTAAPLLTIGQANCDLSFPGDEGLAGRHCELSPTPTGALLRDLSGGLGTYVRLASGVERPLRPGDRVRLGQHVLQVETLG, encoded by the coding sequence ATGTCACAGCTCCTGCTGTCCGCCCTCTCCGTGGTCTGCCCGAACTGTGACGGGTATAATTCGCCTCGCTCGGCCACCTGTACGCTCTGCGGCCAGGCCCTCGTCGAGGCCCCGGCCCCCCGTCCGCCCGCCGGCAAGCCCGGCACGGCGGCGCCCAGGCCCACAGCGGCGCCCCCCGCCGGCCGTCCCGCCGCGGTTTCCACGTTTCCGGGTCCACAGCCCGTCCCACACACCACCCCGCCCCCTCCGAGCGCCATCCCTCCCGGCCTGCGCCCCTCGGCGCGGACGCCGCCCCCCACCGCCGCGGCGGGGCTGTCGGTGGAGCGCCCTGTCCGGCCTCCGGCCTCCACGGGAGGTCCGGCCGCGGTGCCGCCCGTCCGCGCGGCGGGGACCGCCCCCACCGCGCCGGGGCCCGCCGTCACCCGGCCGCCGCCTCCGGTTCCGGACAGCGCGATGCCTGGGCGGCCCGGAGCGCCCGGAGCCCCCGGCCCGGCTGCTGCTGCAACGGCCCGGCCCGCGCCTCCGGCCGCCTCCCGCTTCGGGCTGGCGGTCATCGCCGGCTCCACGCGGGGGCAGCGCTACAAGCTGCCCGTCACCGGCTGCGTGGTGGGCCGCCAGCGTGGCGCCATCCTGTTCCCGGACGACGCCTTCGTCTCCCCCCTGCACGCCACCTTCCTGGTGAAGGACGGCGCCCTCTTCGTGCGAGACGAGTCGAGCGCCTCGGGCGTGTTCGTCACCGTCGCCGGCACCGAGGCGCTCGCCCCGCGCACGCTGTTCAGCGCGGGCCAGCGGCTGTTCCGCTTCACGGGCCGGCTGGAGCTTCCCGGCCCCGCGGCGGGCAGGCCGGCCGTCTACGGCGCGCCCGTCCCGCTGGGGCAGGCCGTCTATGGCGTGGAAGAGGTGCTGCTGGGCGGGAGGGCCGGCCGTGCGGTGGTGACGGCGGCGCCGCTGCTCACCATCGGACAGGCCAACTGTGACTTGAGCTTCCCCGGCGACGAGGGGCTGGCCGGGCGCCACTGCGAGCTGTCTCCCACGCCCACGGGCGCCCTGCTGAGGGACCTGTCCGGCGGCCTGGGCACGTACGTGCGCCTGGCGTCCGGCGTGGAACGTCCGCTCCGCCCGGGAGACCGGGTCCGGCTGGGACAGCACGTGCTCCAGGTCGAGACGCTGGGCTGA
- a CDS encoding PspA/IM30 family protein translates to MFFGLLRKRKKEPSRPADPLAALDQLIENLDRQAAQVRKSAATLLALKGDLSRGVERYTKRLEELASRRGTAEEKGDARAAAVLKKDREHAEALLATTRESLARADTDAKLLLEAAGELGDRLEELRRERESASARLTVGGIVTDAMRERVARFEQALVVDAARDEVERAHALADIYREELREQEK, encoded by the coding sequence ATGTTCTTCGGCCTGTTGCGGAAACGGAAGAAGGAGCCCTCCCGGCCGGCGGACCCGCTCGCCGCCCTGGACCAGCTCATCGAGAACCTGGACCGGCAGGCGGCCCAGGTGCGCAAGTCCGCGGCCACGCTGCTCGCCCTCAAGGGGGACTTGTCGCGCGGCGTGGAGCGCTACACGAAGCGGCTGGAGGAGCTCGCCTCGCGCCGCGGCACCGCGGAGGAGAAGGGGGATGCCCGCGCCGCGGCCGTGCTGAAGAAGGACCGGGAGCACGCGGAGGCCCTGCTGGCCACCACGCGCGAGTCGCTGGCGCGCGCGGACACGGACGCGAAGCTGCTGCTGGAGGCCGCGGGCGAGCTGGGCGACCGGCTGGAGGAGCTGCGCCGGGAGCGCGAGAGCGCCTCCGCCCGCCTAACCGTGGGCGGCATCGTCACCGACGCCATGCGCGAGCGTGTGGCCCGCTTCGAGCAGGCCCTGGTGGTGGACGCCGCCCGGGACGAGGTGGAGCGCGCGCACGCCCTGGCCGACATCTACCGCGAGGAGCTGCGCGAGCAGGAGAAGTGA
- a CDS encoding RidA family protein: MRLMARKAIHSDQAPKAIGPYSQAVQVDAGKMTFLSGQIPLDPSTMEMVQGDVVAQAERVMENLKAVLAASGLDFSHVVRCTIFLTDLGDFARVNEVYGRYFTGAPPARATVQVSALPRGSKVEIDAIAVS, translated from the coding sequence GTGCGCCTCATGGCTCGCAAGGCAATCCACTCCGACCAGGCCCCCAAGGCCATTGGCCCCTACTCGCAGGCGGTGCAGGTGGACGCGGGGAAGATGACCTTCCTCTCCGGCCAGATTCCCCTGGACCCCAGCACCATGGAGATGGTGCAGGGAGACGTCGTCGCGCAGGCCGAGCGGGTGATGGAGAACCTCAAGGCCGTGCTCGCCGCCAGCGGCCTGGACTTCTCCCACGTGGTGCGCTGCACCATCTTCCTCACCGACCTGGGTGACTTCGCCCGGGTGAACGAAGTCTACGGCCGCTACTTCACCGGCGCGCCCCCGGCCCGCGCCACCGTGCAGGTGTCCGCGCTGCCGCGCGGCTCCAAGGTGGAGATCGACGCCATCGCTGTCTCCTGA
- a CDS encoding sulfurtransferase TusA family protein codes for MLDGVRLDTSGALCPMPILEIAKLIRKLAPGTVVELISTDRGLEQDLPAWCEATGHPLVRLERRGDTYVGWVRKAG; via the coding sequence ATGCTCGACGGGGTGCGATTGGACACGTCCGGGGCCCTCTGCCCCATGCCCATCCTGGAAATTGCCAAGCTCATACGAAAGCTGGCGCCAGGAACGGTCGTGGAGCTCATCTCCACGGACCGGGGGCTGGAGCAGGACCTGCCAGCGTGGTGCGAGGCCACGGGCCATCCGCTCGTGCGGCTGGAGCGCAGGGGGGACACCTACGTGGGGTGGGTGCGCAAGGCGGGCTGA
- a CDS encoding RelA/SpoT family protein: protein MIRLNDILQRVSSYHPDPDLDIIKKAYVYSAKVHQGQLRKSGEPYLVHPLEVAGILGELKLDEASIVTGLLHDTIEDTLATAEELTELFGAEVAQLVDGVTKLSKFSASATLSQEEKQAENFRKMIIAMAQDIRVILVKLADRTHNMRTLDHMSEEKQARIAQETLDIYAPLANRLGISWIKTELEDLSFRYVKPQEFFALQEKLNKRKKEREEYIEDTCALIRSKLVERGLKAEVSGRFKHVYSIYKKIKAQGIDFDQIHDIIAFRIISPTAPACYEALGLVHEMWKPVPGRFKDFIAIPKPNMYQSLHTTVIGPLSERVEVQIRTAEMHKIAEEGIAAHWKYKEGKAVISKDDEKFAWLRQLMEWQQDLKDPKEFLETVKVDLFTDEVFVFTPKGDVRSLPRGATPVDFAYAIHSDVGNRCVGAKVNGKIVPLRYKLKNGDTVEVLTSPQQHPSKDWLTFVKTSRAQQRIRGFIKQQQRDKSLQLGRELTDRELKRFQLNFNRLLKSGEMKKAAEDLGFRIEDDLLVAIGYGKVTPQQLIHRLVPQEKLAAAEASAKGDGPGHTATGGNGSSMLPGLSRVTDLAKRLVGRTNRSGVQIGGVDDVLVRFGRCCNPVPGDPIAGFITRGRGVTVHTVGCEKALATDPERRVDVTWDVRGDFKRPVTLRVLTADRPGLLADISNTFSKKGVNISQANCRATGDDRAVNTFEVTISDLKQLTDLMRTIERLNGVYSVERI from the coding sequence ATGATTCGCCTGAACGACATCCTCCAACGGGTCTCCTCGTATCACCCGGACCCTGACCTGGACATCATCAAGAAGGCCTACGTCTACTCAGCCAAGGTCCACCAGGGCCAGCTGAGGAAGTCGGGCGAGCCCTACCTCGTCCACCCGCTCGAGGTGGCGGGCATCCTCGGAGAGCTGAAGCTCGACGAGGCGTCCATCGTCACCGGCCTCCTCCACGACACCATCGAAGACACGCTCGCCACCGCCGAGGAGCTCACCGAGCTGTTCGGCGCGGAAGTGGCGCAGCTGGTGGACGGCGTCACCAAGCTGTCCAAGTTCTCCGCGTCCGCCACGCTCTCCCAGGAGGAGAAGCAGGCGGAGAACTTCCGGAAGATGATCATCGCGATGGCGCAGGACATCCGCGTCATCCTCGTGAAGCTGGCGGACCGCACGCACAACATGCGGACGCTGGACCACATGTCCGAGGAGAAGCAGGCGCGCATCGCCCAGGAGACGCTGGACATCTACGCGCCCCTGGCGAACCGGCTCGGCATCTCCTGGATCAAGACGGAGCTGGAGGACCTGAGCTTCCGCTACGTGAAGCCGCAGGAGTTCTTCGCGCTCCAGGAGAAGCTCAACAAGCGCAAGAAGGAGCGCGAGGAGTACATCGAGGACACCTGCGCGCTCATCCGCTCGAAGCTCGTGGAGCGCGGGCTGAAGGCCGAGGTGAGCGGCCGCTTCAAGCACGTCTACAGCATCTACAAGAAGATCAAGGCGCAGGGCATCGACTTCGATCAGATCCACGACATCATCGCGTTCCGCATCATCTCCCCCACGGCGCCCGCCTGCTACGAGGCGCTGGGCCTGGTGCACGAGATGTGGAAGCCGGTGCCGGGGCGCTTCAAGGACTTCATCGCGATTCCGAAGCCCAACATGTACCAGTCACTGCACACCACGGTGATTGGCCCCTTGAGCGAGCGCGTGGAGGTGCAGATCCGCACCGCGGAGATGCACAAGATCGCCGAGGAGGGCATCGCCGCGCACTGGAAGTACAAGGAGGGCAAGGCCGTCATCTCCAAGGATGACGAGAAGTTCGCCTGGCTGCGGCAGCTGATGGAGTGGCAGCAGGACCTGAAGGACCCGAAGGAGTTCCTCGAGACGGTGAAGGTGGACCTCTTCACCGACGAGGTCTTCGTCTTCACGCCCAAGGGCGACGTGCGCTCGCTGCCGCGCGGGGCGACGCCGGTGGACTTCGCGTACGCCATCCACTCGGACGTGGGCAACCGGTGCGTGGGCGCGAAGGTGAACGGGAAGATCGTCCCGCTGCGCTACAAGCTGAAGAACGGCGACACGGTGGAGGTGCTCACCAGCCCGCAGCAGCACCCGTCCAAGGACTGGCTCACCTTCGTCAAGACGAGCCGCGCCCAGCAGCGCATCCGCGGCTTCATCAAGCAGCAGCAGCGCGACAAGAGCCTGCAACTGGGCCGCGAGCTGACGGACCGCGAGCTCAAGCGCTTCCAGCTGAACTTCAACCGGCTGCTCAAGTCCGGGGAGATGAAGAAGGCCGCCGAGGACCTGGGCTTCCGCATCGAGGACGACCTGCTGGTGGCCATCGGCTACGGCAAGGTGACGCCGCAGCAGCTCATCCACCGCCTGGTGCCGCAGGAGAAGCTGGCCGCGGCGGAGGCCAGCGCGAAGGGGGACGGCCCCGGCCACACCGCCACGGGCGGCAACGGCTCCTCCATGCTGCCGGGCCTGTCGCGCGTCACGGACCTGGCGAAGCGGCTGGTGGGACGCACCAACCGCAGCGGCGTGCAGATTGGCGGCGTGGACGACGTGCTGGTGCGCTTCGGACGGTGTTGCAACCCCGTCCCCGGCGACCCCATCGCCGGCTTCATCACCCGGGGACGGGGAGTGACGGTGCACACGGTCGGCTGTGAGAAGGCGCTGGCCACGGACCCCGAGCGCCGCGTGGACGTGACGTGGGACGTCCGGGGCGACTTCAAGCGCCCCGTCACCCTGCGCGTGCTGACGGCGGACCGGCCGGGCCTCCTGGCGGACATCTCCAACACCTTCTCCAAGAAGGGCGTCAACATCTCCCAGGCCAACTGCCGGGCCACGGGGGATGACCGCGCGGTGAACACCTTCGAGGTCACCATCTCCGACCTCAAGCAGCTCACCGACCTGATGCGCACCATCGAGCGTCTCAACGGGGTGTACTCCGTCGAGCGAATCTAA
- a CDS encoding TraR/DksA family transcriptional regulator: MNQKDLKRYKKMLEDSKTSLLESAKKTLVEESSFDTDDLPDEIDLASSEYAQSMVFRLRDREKFLLQKIEKALVRIEDGTFGICERCEEDISPKRLEARPVTTLCIRCKEEQEKKEKSYG; this comes from the coding sequence GTGAACCAGAAAGATCTCAAGCGTTACAAGAAGATGCTCGAGGACAGCAAGACGAGCCTGCTCGAGAGCGCCAAGAAGACCCTGGTGGAGGAGTCCAGTTTCGACACGGACGACCTCCCGGATGAGATCGACCTGGCCTCCTCCGAGTACGCGCAGTCGATGGTGTTCCGCCTGCGCGACCGGGAGAAGTTCCTGCTGCAGAAGATCGAGAAGGCGCTGGTGCGCATCGAGGACGGTACGTTCGGCATCTGCGAGCGTTGCGAGGAGGACATCTCTCCGAAGCGACTCGAGGCGCGTCCGGTGACGACGCTCTGCATCCGCTGCAAGGAGGAGCAGGAGAAGAAGGAGAAGTCCTACGGCTGA